The sequence below is a genomic window from Marmota flaviventris isolate mMarFla1 chromosome 9, mMarFla1.hap1, whole genome shotgun sequence.
agagagcccCTGTGAGGGAAGTTATTTGCCCAAAGTCTCATTCCTAGTTGGTGGATGATACAGGACTAAAACTCCAGACCTCTAGACAGGCAGGTAGGTACTTTTTCTAGAACATCACACCAGGCAGGAGAAAGCCAGGACTGAATGCCTCTAGGAGAAAGTTATCTGGCTAGTGAAAGGAGCTCTCTGAAAAGGGAAACGGCTCCTCATTACCATTTACGCAGACATAGTGCCAATCACTAACGGTTGTGGCAAAGAGGCATCAGCTGGAAGCATAATGCCCAGGCACCTAGAACCAGAAAAGACACAGCCTGGATGATGCAAGGTGAAGTAGGGAGTGAGCCAAACAATGGTGATACCAGAGAGTGAATGGAAAACTATCAAACAGGAGAAAGcttttaatgaagtccaggaaaggAAGGGTTTAAAGAAGAGCTGACACAGAAATATATACCTCTGAGGTCTAGAACCCAGGGAAACAGAGTCACTGGACAGGCTGTAGAGGCGCGAATTCCAGGGCAGTGTAATGCTTTGGATGGGGGAAAATTGGCTTCAGAGACCCAGATGACCATAGTTTTATAGCCCAAAGACATATCTATAAGCTTCCTTCTAGCCTCTAGAAACTCACATGGTCTCTTTGCTATATGAAGAATTTAGATGTAAATAAAAAGAGGGACCAGGAGTGTAGCTCAGACTCCCTGCACTAAGCCTCACAGGGACTCTAAACAAAACCTCTGTTCTTCCTCTGAGATGTCAGTGGGGTGGCTACAGACAAGGCATAAGGGATAGAGAAGCATAGAGAAATGCACTGGAAATAGACTTATCTCCCTCTTTAGAAAGCAAAGCATGGGGAAGAGAAAGGCAGGATTCTGGACAGATGGAAAGGACGGAGGAATATTTAAGAAGCCAGAACCCCTCAGCACACCAGACACCATGATACGTACCGATAGAGGCTACAAAATTCTCTTCCTTTAAACTTCTAGTGTCCACTTCCTTAGGACCCTTTCCTGTAGCACTTGGTACCCGAGGTCCCAGCTGGGGGACTCTCAGTTGTGCCATAGCCTTTGGGTCCCCCCGCCCAGCCAGACCAGGATCCTTGCCAACTGGGGTATTTACACTTTCTGTTGGACTTCTCTTCCGCTTGTCTGGTTCTGAGAAGAGATCAAATACAGAAAGAGGTCAAAAAAGGAAGCGAATGGGAATAGAGGCAGGGAAATGAGGTAGGAGAAGCCAGGATATGGGAGGATGTGGAATAGAAGAAgttcaaggaaagaaaagctaagaccttatttttctaaatacccACTACATAGAAACATGCACTAGAAAATAAAACCCCAAGACCTGATGGGAAGCAGCAAGGCACTGGGAAACTTGCCATGGGAACAATGTGCTGACTCTTTCTGACAAGTGGGGCAGTTGCAGAGGGCATGTTGCCCAGCAGGTACGATCCCTACCTTTACTATAGTAGTGGGTCTGGGCAATTTCCAGAAGGCCAAAGATGCTGGCCATGCCACCCAGACCTGCATGGGCATAAGACTGCTCCAGGCTGAGGACTGTGCacttgaggagatctaacattcCCTTGTACACTTTTCGACTGATCTCCTGCAACGACAACCCAGGTCCTAGAATTAGCAAATTCCCTTTGGCAGCCACAGCCCTCTGCTCAGTCGATTCCGACCCTCTAGCCCAAACACTGACCACATCTGGGATGATGTCCTGCCGAGCATCATCTTCTGACTGCACGGTGCGGTTCAGCTTGCTCAGGACAAAGACTCGCAGCTGCTCGCTCTCCAGCAGCCGGCGTACCTTTTTCATGTTGAGCCAGCCCACTCCCTGGCCGTCCAGCACACTGTGTACCACCTCCTTCAGGAATTGCTGGTTCTCACTATAGGGTCCACACACCACTTTTGTGGTTATCAGCTTCTCGGGAGAGCATCTCCCCTTTCACCAGACCATATATTTGCCTCCCGGGGCAAAATGCAAAGCCAAGTCTCTGAATATCATCAGCCTCCACATCCCCCAACTCTGCAGATAACCTGGTTTGCCAAGTCCCACCTCAGCAATTTCACCCTCTTCAACACTGCAAACTGTTACTGCTGCAGTGGATTGGATCAGAAGTGGAAATCAGGCAGGAAACTGATTTCATTTACCATCCTTAGAGCTTCTTTCCCAATCCTGAGCATCCTTCAAGCTTTATACAGGAATCTATCTCCAcctgagaatttttaaaacagctCTGCATTTATTACCTAGAATTGCTGGATCGGCCCTGGGGTGATGGAGGTTCTCTTTTCACTGTTGGACTGTGTTTAATGACAGATGACTTTTGGTCCACTAATGCCCTCCTGTTTCCTATAAGCAGGGAAGGCAGAATGAGAGACATTACTGTCATAGTCCAGAAACCCACAGTAGCACAACCCTGGGTCGCCATGTTCCATGCCCATTCCCCAGCAGGGCTGGGTGGGAGTGGCACCAGGGCATCACACACAGGCAGAAAGCAGCCATGGCAATGTGAAGGAGGTGGGGATGGAGACTCAGGCCACTCCACATGCACCAGCAGCATGCCCTGTGGGCAGCATGGGTGTCATGGGGGATAGGCAAGGCAGGTCACTcatgtgatgcctcttgcttcatgAGGAGGATGGCCCTCAGGCAGGCACGGAAGatgctaggaaaaaaaagatcatgcacAGCTCACGGGCAAGACCCACCTTCACCACTCCCGGGGCCGGCTTCAGTAACAATCTCCATTAGAGTATTTAGCCCAAATACTGGGACACAAAATACACAATTAGTAGGTGCACCACAATACCGCATCCCCTTGTACCCATCGATGGAGAGTAAGTCAGATCATCCAAGCATTCTCCCAGAGCTTAAATAGTGGGCACATCAGAGCTGGAAGCCAAGTGACCAGGAGACAACCAAGGCTCTATGGAAGACCATCCTTAAAGGGAAAACTCtcaaagccagggctggggtaAATGATATGGAGAGCCTGAGGTGCTGAACAGGCACATGCATGAAAGAAGGGCCACTGGTTTTCATGAAACATCTAGCACAGGGGTCCAGAGAGCCTGTGGGCATCCACAGGGGAGAGACTCATCTTGCTGATGCTATCATGGGAAGTGGGGCAGGACTGTGAGGATGGGAAACTGGTAGGAGAGATAAGTGCAGCAAATGAGACGAAGCATCAACATGCAAATGAGAGTTCCAATTGCTCTTCCCCTCAAATGTATCAAATGGAAAGCCAGCAACACTAACACCTTTCCACCTCTAACCTACCCAGCTGTGTATGGATGCATGGGAGCAGCGCTAGTGAGTTCTCAACACTACCACTCTGAAGTCATTTTTGCCCACATATGGCATTTTCCCATCATCACCAAAGACTCCTGATCTTTTTAAACCCTGGGAGTGAGAAGTCAGTTAATATAAGGAGTTGCTTCTCACGATACTTCCTATCAGGATTAAATCTTTCAGCACAATAtccagagaaaacaaaagaaaataaaattaaaatcagaagagCCTCTCAAACTGCCAGAGATCACAAGTGAACTGAAACAAGGTCTTAACGGGGTCCAGAAGCCAATTAATACTACCTGGCCCACTCACAGCCTCCAGGTTGACATGAAGCCATAGTAAAAGGCTGGACACCATAAACACTGCCAGGAGCTCCGCAGCTATCCTTCTGTGGGCCAGTTCCTTGGGATGGAGTTCATCCTAAATTCACACAGTGGGAACCTGCCCTTGACTAGGGGCAGCTGATGATCCCTATGTTAGTTGTGTATCTTTGACAAGGTTTCCTGCCAAGAGCGACAGTAATCCCACAATTGCCACTATCCTCAATAATGTAACAGGGCCTTTTCTAGCTACAGATACGGTCTCCATATGACAACCATCGAGAGCCCATGATGTGCAGTGAGAGCCATGAGAAGCAATATGAAGGGCAACAGCCAAATCCAATGATACACGGTACACAGGGCTCCTGACAAGCACCCATAGGCCTGACACACCTTCCAGAGTAACCTAGTTTGGCAAAAGAAAGTTGTAGTTACCTTTCAGACTGGGGAATGGTGTGGTCTTCTCTCGGGCACCTTTGGTGGGCAGTGTGAGGTTTGAAAGGCTGAAACTTGTACTGTGGTTCCGATACAGGCTGCCTATGAGGGTGGGGAGGGTGAGAGCAATGAGTTAGCAGGACGAACAATCAAAGCATCTCCTCCAGTGACTGCAGCACCGTCTTCGTCTCTCCTTTCAGGCAGCATCCCAGTGTGCTAGATCAGACAACCTACACTATCTAGAAGGCACCAAGTCTAACTTAGGGCACACAAAGGAGCCATTGCCAGGAATGCTCAAAACCCAGTACAACCTTCTCTGGCTACCTCCCACAATATCCGTGTTTCTCATCTACTTCTATCAGCATGAAAACTGGTAGTTAATATGCTTCTGGTCTGAAGTGGGTGCAGCTCCTCCCTGGCATCTGAAAAAACTCACAAAATCACAACTATCTCTCTGTTGACTCTCTGAAGTCCTTAGTTTAGAGGTCTATCTCTAATCTTTAAATGATACCACCCCTCATTGCTAGAAATTCTCTAAgtacaaaaatcaaaaatcaatccCGGAGCTGGGGAAAtgcctcagttggtagagtgcttgtctcacatgcataaggccctgggtttaatcccagcaccaccaaaaaaaaaaaaaaaaaaatcaatcctgtATAGATTTCAAAGCATGTTCACAAAAGGCCCTCACCAGGCAAAGAAGGTATCAAATATATATCTGAAGCAATATTGACCAGAATATTCCCATAAGTATACAAGTAAGTATgtgattatgaattttttttttctggtatctgggattgaactcggggcactcaactactgagccacatccccagtcctattttgtattttatttagagacagggtctccactgagttgcttatccccttgccattgctgaggctggcttgaactcgcaatcatcctgtctcagcctccagagctgctcgCATTATAGGTGTGCCCTACCTCGCCCAGCTGATTTTGAATTTAGTGCTTAATTTATGGTTGACCACTCATCTGTCTTGCctgaaataaaactaaacttCCAGGTATAACAAAATAAtgactagtcttttttttttcctcccaggtattggagattgaacttggggccttgcacatgctaggcaagggttctaccactgagctactctctttattttttttaattttatttattttttaaagataatttttaatatttttaaggtggacacaatacctttattttattttattttattaatgtggtgctgaggatcgaacccagtgcctcatgcatgctaggtgacagctctacctctgagccacaaccccagccctattgtctttattttgaagaagtgacttgctaagttgcccaggctggactagATAGAACCTACcggcttcccaagtagctgggattacaagtttgtACTACTGCACCCACATTTTTACTATGTCATCTAAAAGTACTTTATTTAGTATTACCCAAATAATCTGCATTAGAGCCTGGTAATGCCAACCCAGCCCACATCTCAAGTTCTAAGACACATCTGCCATAGTTAGACCCTACcatagagaaaaaaggaagagagcaaTGAGAGAGCTTAAGGCACTTACTGGCAAAAGACATGATGCCCCCGAAGCCCTCGGTGCTGTTGTTGGAGATGGTGGAGTTGGGGGAGCTTGCTCGGGAGTCTGACTCTGCTTCGGAGTCACTTGCCAGTTTCAAGCTGTTGGGCCGCAGCAGCTTTTGAGCCCTTGAATGCACAGCGGCACCTATGAGCCCCAGGCAGCGGTACCTAATCTTGGGAGTGTGGTCCTTACACTACACTGCAGTCACTGCTTCCTTCCCACAGCTAAGCCCCTAGATCAAAGAACCACCCTTTAGGGATGGCAGAACCATGAGAGCATTTAGACTCTCAGACTCTCTGATTAACCCTTGCCCAGGGTCCACTGGAGTGAGGTCCTTCAGTCACCCATCTAGAAGGAATCCCCAGGCTCTCACCGATTGCCATTGACATGTTGGCTGAATCGGGGAGTGTAACTTTCCCCCTGCTCATCATCATCTTCCTCAGGGGGAAAGCCATACTGGGGCTCGAAGTATGGATTGTCATAGGTTCGCCGGCGCACTGACCCCTCTCCAATCTCTGTCTGGCGTCTGTCCGTATTCGATTTGCCAATGCTGGGAGGCACGGTAGGGAGGGGCTTGGAGACATCTACTGCTGCCTTATCATCCATCTCTGTAGACTCAGCAGGTTCCTAAGGgccatattaaatttaaaaatatggtcaCATGGTGCCTAATGATGCCTTCCCTTATTCTTAGTCTGGCAGGGCCAGGCCAGATCTATCCCATTCCCAGCCTATAAAATGtgtgggaaaaaaatctctgtggCACCCCGTTCTCTGTCCCCATAAACTGTACCACGAGCATCTTTGCTGCACCCTGAACAAAGCCCAGTGACCTCCCTCTGGGGTCAAAACTATATCTCAGAGGCTCTAACGTCATAGGGCCTCTGAAGGGTAGTGTGAAGAAAGGCAAATTCACAGCTATAGCATGACCTTTCTAACAGAGACAAGGCCCACACTCCCACCCACGGTTCTCATCCACCCACCCCTCCTCGTGCTCACGTACAGAGCTGGCTCCATGGACGACGGTGCTAGGGCTGCTACAGGCAGTGGTGCTGGAGCTGGAGCGTTCTGGGGGGTTTTCCTGAGAGTTCTCACTGTCTGGGCCAGGCTCCTCTGATTCCTTTTGGTTCTGCAGGTCATCAATCTCCACCTCACTGGCATCCCCAAGTGCTGCATGCGTCAGAGGGTCCACATCTGCCAGAACCCAAGAGAGACAGGTATAGATCATCTCATCCCCAAGCCTAACCCCTGTTTAGAGCAGGCCAATCTCACCAAAGCACACTTACTGGGAGTATCACCATTGATGTCACATTTCATCATTTCACTGACAAAGTCACCCAGGGAGGAGTAAGAAGAGCTTGAGTCATCATAATCCATACTATCGCTGCCACTGCAGAGTGaagggcattaaaaaaaaagaaaaagaaacaaacaaacaaaaccagaaaaagagaggggaaaaaaaatctgcaatcaaaacttggaaaaacaaaaatggagcACACTTTAACTCAAGTTCaggaataagataaaataaagaagccaagaaaaacaatcaaccaaaataaaataccagGCTTCGAAGACTTGACTCCTAACTCCTAAGAGGTTTTGCCTCCCACTATGTGCTGTGGAGAAGGGCTAATAAGAGGGACTGCTCACCTGTCATCAGtggggtcagagtcagagtcacgCTCTGGTGGTACAGTCAGTGCCTCAGCCAGCTGGGAGTTGCTATCATAGACTCGATAGTGGATGGGCTGCAGCTGGTGGGCATACCACTTTGGCTTGTCACCAATCAGGGCTGGATCAAACATATCTAcccaaggaagaaaaagaatagttGGGAGCAAGGGGTGAAAGGCaagtaaacacacaaaaaaggaaaaagtctaaaacaaaacaagaatggagggctggggttgtggctcagcggtagagcgctcgcctagcatgtatggggccctgggtttgatccttagcaccacataaaaataaataaataaaataaaggtattgtgtcggactacaactaaaaaataaatattaaaaaaaaaagccaagaatgGAGCCAAGCacggtggtgtatgcctgtaatcccagcagctcaggaggctaagacaggaggatcatgagttcaaagccagcctcaggaaaatcgaggtgctaagcaactcaatgagaccctgtctctaaataaaatacaaaatagggatggggatgtggctcagtggtccagttcccctgagttcaatccctgggacctcccacctaaaaaaaaaaaaaaaacaggaatggaaGGGACAGGTAAAGATTAGTAAAGAACAAGCTAAAGGAAGGGCCATCAGGAGCTCAAAGATAGAAGGTGGAGCAGAACAGAGGGCAGGTGAACTCACTGTTGTGAATTCGCTGAAAGGCGTAATTGGTGGGGTTTAGGATCCATTCTCCAAAGTACTCCACAGCCTGAGTCCTGGCCAGTTTCTCAGCAAAGGGAGTCTGCCTGGGACGTGAGGCTAAAAAGGAACCGGCTTGGAAAGCTACCACAGGCCGAGGAAATAGTCTCAGGGTGCGGGTGTGCATCTGAAAGCCCTGCAGCATGTTGGCAGAGTTGAAGAACCGTACCATGGCCACTCTGGGGAAGAAGATGACGCTGAGATAAGCTGAGAACCAACCATACCCTGTAAAGTGAGGACTCCACAATTCACAGTGTTAACCACCTCCCAAAGCCATTCTTCAACAGATTTCCAACATCCAAGGGAGAGAtatctttcatctattttttgttttttgttttgttttgttccactTTGCCTTACAGGGATTGAACAAGGGgcctaccattaagccacatccccagccctttttttctattttttattttgagacagggtcttgttaaattgcccagcctggccttaaattcatgatcctccaacctcagcctcccaagccactggaattataggtgtacatCATCAAGCCTAGCTTGGAAGAGATTTAGAGAATCATTggtcttcttctttctctctctctctctctctctctctctctctctctctttggtaccagggatggaacccagggggtgcttaaccactgaggtacatccccagccccttatttatttgtctgtctattttgagatagggtcttgctaagttgctgaagctggctctgaacttgcaatcctcctgcctcagcctccggagttactatattataggcatgtgccatcatgccctgTGGTCTTTTTCTTTATCCTAAAAAGGTGATAAACTATTCTCTTTGCTTTTGCTAAGGtggaaaatataacaaaatatcaaacaCATTTTATACATAAAGAAACTCTGGCTATGGGAAGTAGCTAGCCCCAAACCCAAGGGAGCAAAGAAACCAATTTAAGAACTCAGGATTTCTTTAGTTTGCTTGGTCTTACCTGGTTGCAACATCCACTGAATCCACATCATTGCCATAGATGAGCGGGTTGAATTCAGTGGAAGGTGTGGACTGCAGGTCATTAGAAGGCCTTCCCAAGAGAAGTGGGATCTCCTGGCCTTCATGAAATTTTTCCAGATTGAGGATGGGCTGGGTATTGAGACTCATGCTGGCTAGGGCCTGAGGAACAACAAAAAACTCCTCATATAAGGTATCTGGGCAGTTAGCCAATCTTAACTCTAGGAAAGAACATTCTTAAAGTCTTCTACATCACACTTTCTGACCAAAAAGTTCTCAACAGAGAACTGTGCTCTGCAAATCACAGCCAATTCATTTCATAGCCTTCATCTTTGAAAAAAGATTCCAAATATTTTAGCCTTTATAATACTGCCTGAATTATTAAGCCTGAATATTGCTCTCAATCAACCTAGCTCAAGACAACTTGATCAAATCTGAcaatagttttctatttttattttttaatgaacagtttttcaaattgaaatctatatggaaacataactgaaatttaaaaacagtttctCTGGAGGAACCAGAGCTTCATGTATTCAGTGTACCCAGTTGAAATCAGCCCCTAGGAGGCTCCATGGGGCAATTTGAAAACCACTGGTCTAGAtcaataatgctttttaaaagttagtGAGCACAGGAATCACCTAGGAtgttgttaaaaatgcagattctaattttgtatgtttgggaTGGTTCtgaggtttggttttgttttcagtactagggattgaacctaggtgtgctttatcactgaactacatcccagccctttttattttttgtttcgaaacaggattttgctaaattgcccaggctggcctccaacttgtgattcttctgcttcagcttcccaagtaactgggTTTACAGGCGATGCTAATGGTCCATGGACCACACTTTTGAGAAGCAGTGGTcagaatacaaaaatcaatgaGCTCAAGGATCTTAGTTCCTATAAACATTTAAAGTAATAAACTGACATAATTTCTTATATCAACTTCTCCATCTCATCAGTCATACTTAAGCAATTATCAATAATGAAAACACAGTAAATGAAGACAGCTAGAAGtttctgaacttgcaatcctaccagACTCTGCAGCAAGGTATCATATTACATGAGCAGTGATGAAGCAAGGGAGAGTGACAAGGATACAAAATGACCCATTTAAACTCAAACATATACCATCTAGAGAAACTACTGAGTACTTCAGAcaacacaggaaaaaaagatttctaaagACCTTTCAAAAGAGAGTgggattaataaaaataaacacagtgcTAGCTACTGCTTGTCCTATATAACACATACAGCAGGGGAAGGGAATGTAGCCTTATTGTGTTTTACCTCCAGGTACTGTTTGGCAtgcagaaggaggagaagaaaatgaaCCAATGAAAAACAGATGTAAGGGATTACTCAAAAAAGGATTTTTTGGAGGGGGAaggggtgctggagattgaatccaggggtgatttaccactcagctacatcccagaacattttttaattttttcctattttgagacagggactcactaagttgctaagactggccttgacttatagtccttctgccttagcctcctgagttgctagaattacaggtatgcatcaccacacTCCCCTCCAAAAAAGGAATTTTTGAGGAAAGGATTCTATAGGGACTATAGGATCAATTCAAGGAGACAGTATAAAAGGAGCCCAACGGTCCAAGCCTGATGGTCCAAACTGCAAACTCCCATCTTAGAAAATTGAGAGAATGCTCCAAGGCCATAAAGAATGGCAGACACGacaagaaatagaaagtaaaaatcattttatacagCATCATACAGTGACAAGGCATACAACAAATTAGAAGGAATCCTTTTGAGATTCACCCCTGCCACGCAAAATTGGATATACCTCTTCTTGAACCcaacagaggcaaagaaaatcTACTTTGTAAAGTAGTGAAAATCTGCTTTGTAAAGTCTAAAATGAAACAGGGTCTTAGAATAGCTGCCTTCCTACAGCAACCCCAGGGCATCTATTACTCCCTTTCCTTTCATTCACTCTTCACCTACCtgctttaaatgttttttcaGCTCTAATGATTCTGGCTCTGGCAGGATGGGGAGCAATTCTGCATTGGTTGGGGCGATCACCTGTACCagagaaaagataaaagcaaGACCTTAGAATAACTAATCAGAAGTTTCACTTCCATAAGGGTAAAGAAGATAATAGGAAGATTTTATGTGTATAATATTATCacatgttacacacacacacacacacacatctgaaaaaaatatatacctaaaTGTTATTGGTGACTAGATAATAAGGTtacagttcttatttttttctcttcatgtatttttgttttccaatgaACACTTATAaagtttttctaaagttttaatgTACTCATGCTGCAAGatgtaaatataatgtttttttaagtCTGCCCTGAAAgggccatttctttttttttttaataatatttattttctagttttcagcagacacaacatctttgtttgtatgtggtgctgaggagcgaacccgggccgcacgcatgccaggcgagcgtgctaccgcttgagccacatccccagcccagggccattTCTTACTGGAAACCATATCCCAGGAAAAGCATCAGGAGATCTACACCATATAATGATACCATAAAAGTAACTGTCCTGGGCCAGGGCtctatctcagtggcagagcgcttgccgagcacgtgtgaggcactgggttcaatctccagcaccacataaagataaacaaataaaataaaggcatgctgtccatctacaactacaaaaaaaaaaaagcaactgtcCTACTGCTCTTAAAGAATGCTGGAAGAGCACTTAATTCTGGCAAAACTAAatcctttaaacctaaccatggGCCTATCCTGACAATAAATAAAAGCAGCATGAGTAAAAGTTGTTTTAACGAGTATCACAACAGAAACATCTAGAAAAACGGGTATCACAGGATTGGGTCTAGAACATAATCTTACTCTACGATGCCTTAGCCAGAACCTTACCCTATTGCTGTCCAGATCCACTAGCCATACATCATCAGGCATTTTGAAGTCTAGTTTGTAGAGGAAGAAGCTGGCAGGGACCCCAATGATGTAGGGGGTTGGGGCCAACAGCAGCTGTAGAAAGGATAAGAAGATAAGAAACAAAGTTCAAAACCTATTATAAGCACTTATCAAGTCAGGATTTTTCTAGATAAGGAAATATAGACTCAAAATCCTATTTTCAAAACCCTTAAGctggtctggggttgtgactcagtggtagagcgcttgcttagcatgtgtgaggcactgggttcaattctcagcactgcatataaataaatgaataaaataaaggttcaccaacatctaaaaaattaaaaataaaaaacccctTAAGctagttgtattttaaaattcagaatttttcagattttagaaaggCAAGACAACatattttctgtatattatgTAATATCTACAGCAGTGTAGCAAGTAGTCTACAATCATCAACTGTGATtatggaattttttcttttttgcagtacttggGATCAAAtacaaggccttgtgcatgctagacaagtgctctaccactgagctacacccccagcctttaactctgattttaaagaaaagaaataaagaaattataaatagcaTAGATTTTGTCACTAAGTCAGTTTAAATCCATCAGTCATAGACAAATAATTTATAAGGGATTGAGGACAAGTATTGACTGACAGCTTCTCTGGGCATTGAGCCTGATCCCTTATAAAGATACAGGTTACAAAGCTAGAAGACACCTTCAGACTCACCTGCTCTGCCGATGCCATGCAGGTGGGAAGCAGTGGGATGACAGGAAACATATACTCTAGGGGGTAGATCATTGCCACAAATGCCATCACAGACATGGAGAGTGCATTGTAGTCTCGGGACTGTAGCACCACCTGCCACAGCCACACCAGAAGAGTCACTCAACAGCATAAAATCAGGTTGACAAGAAAACAGCTTTCAACACTACAATTTAATTCTCTCACCATGTCTATAGCTGCAGCTTAGCTTCCACAATCATCTCTGTCCCATGTGCTACCATGTCTGCCACCTCCCTAACTAAGCACTGAAGAAATCTTCACTTGAATCATTACCTTCCTAGTTCTTTTGCTCCCTCCCTATCCCAAAAGTGGAACAGGACTACTGATATCTCCTGAGAATTAAGTCAGTGTAATTAAGGATAATTCAACTGAGTGACAAGCCTCTAAAAACACCCTACATGATACCAGTACCTTAATTCAACCCATATCTAATGAATACCTGCCATACATCTGGCATTGTTATTCCTGGacatgaaaagatgaaaatg
It includes:
- the Madd gene encoding MAP kinase-activating death domain protein isoform X29, which translates into the protein MVQKKKFCPRLLDYLVIVGARHPSSDSVAQTPELLRRYPLEDHPEFPLPPDVVFFCQPEGCLSVRQRRMSLRDDTSFVFTLTDKDTGVTRYGICVNFYRSFQKRMPKEKGEGGAGSRGKEGTGATCASEEVGTESSESGSSLQPPSADSTPDVNQSPRGKRRVKAGSRSRNSTLTSLCVLSHYPFFSTFRECLYTLKRLVDCCSERLLGKKLGIPRGVQRDTMWRIFTGSLLVEEKSSALLHDLREIEAWIYRLLRSPVPVSGQKRVDIEVLPQELQPALTFALPDPSRFTLVDFPLHLPLELLGVDACLQVLTCILLEHKVVLQSRDYNALSMSVMAFVAMIYPLEYMFPVIPLLPTCMASAEQLLLAPTPYIIGVPASFFLYKLDFKMPDDVWLVDLDSNRVIAPTNAELLPILPEPESLELKKHLKQALASMSLNTQPILNLEKFHEGQEIPLLLGRPSNDLQSTPSTEFNPLIYGNDVDSVDVATRVAMVRFFNSANMLQGFQMHTRTLRLFPRPVVAFQAGSFLASRPRQTPFAEKLARTQAVEYFGEWILNPTNYAFQRIHNNMFDPALIGDKPKWYAHQLQPIHYRVYDSNSQLAEALTVPPERDSDSDPTDDSGSDSMDYDDSSSSYSSLGDFVSEMMKCDINGDTPNVDPLTHAALGDASEVEIDDLQNQKESEEPGPDSENSQENPPERSSSSTTACSSPSTVVHGASSEPAESTEMDDKAAVDVSKPLPTVPPSIGKSNTDRRQTEIGEGSVRRRTYDNPYFEPQYGFPPEEDDDEQGESYTPRFSQHVNGNRAQKLLRPNSLKLASDSEAESDSRASSPNSTISNNSTEGFGGIMSFASSLYRNHSTSFSLSNLTLPTKGAREKTTPFPSLKGNRRALVDQKSSVIKHSPTVKREPPSPQGRSSNSSENQQFLKEVVHSVLDGQGVGWLNMKKVRRLLESEQLRVFVLSKLNRTVQSEDDARQDIIPDVEISRKVYKGMLDLLKCTVLSLEQSYAHAGLGGMASIFGLLEIAQTHYYSKEPDKRKRSPTESVNTPVGKDPGLAGRGDPKAMAQLRVPQLGPRVPSATGKGPKEVDTRSLKEENFVASIGPDVIKPTFDLGETEEKKSQISADSGVSLTSASQRTDQDSVIGVSPPVMIRSSSQDSEVSNSSGETLGADSDLSSNAGDGPGGEGSAHLASSRGTLSDSEIETNSATSAIFGKAHSLKPKEKLAGSPVRSSEDVSQRVYLYEGLLGKERSTLWDQMQFWEDAFLDAVMLEREGMGMDQGPQEMIDRYLSLGEHDRKRLEDDEDRLLATLLHNLISYMLLMKVNKNDIRKKVRRLMGKSHIGLGYSQQINEVLDQLANLNGRDLSIRSSGSRHMKKQTFVVHAGTDTNGDIFFMEVCDDCVVLRSNIGTVYERWWYEKLINMTYCPKTKVLCLWRRNGSETQLNKFYTKKCRELYYCVKDSMERAAARQQSIKPGPELGGEFPVQDMKTGEGGLLQVTLEGINLKFMHNQFLKLKKW